The following are from one region of the Magallana gigas chromosome 4, xbMagGiga1.1, whole genome shotgun sequence genome:
- the LOC109618357 gene encoding uncharacterized protein, translated as MPPKRKQCSCKEHDTYSNGKDFVVYKNDGKKIRKSATEALIENGLLFYHSTYICNACASYAEENLCKKKKITIREYLNDFLEGIESGMFTEENLGKIAGSIGRFLARQVAEDATSCCNEYKDATFIQQLNFDDWMQKRNSVLLKFVHGLSGDTVISVSKVRAVEQLYYVCNGSFVAPFSFANLLMLYFATGSKTAVSLVSSGLPCGSYSTLQRWIQEHGTMKLECPKDFDIVTFFDNNQILQRKWRVQYDFKSTASVFTNIIHILPDKNSTLQEQDQLSPCNWLHASQGCKDVPRMLMEHQTKMNENFRKYRDQFIANKIESVWEEHRLGTDHIDGNDVRLKIRTDERYAFIGSQHPAEPPTVVIGEPCFENPCSYDAIDEVFSHISDLTMCGDRKWTILGCDALPFTLGSRLIDSSFLCPTCQREFTDEHSFDQHRNLSDHSTGLRIDECKKFKNLLLIPGLGHYEINMVKGVVNFLWKVAFEDLGKMLGFKSPNALASLRACTDHHKSWQALQIFLHAVSEELVTPYVQQCESTHIHPSLRGYYEWLQSSQLTPMYEFMREVVFTYCLSIHVFRAGVRRNNADAINCSKGKFAPLFFGLNMPFYMETYIRDSLTRIQCPPEVLAFIERHESYSLSGNESKGEGGDFVLEAKNRETKRLVPSGVPTNQIWTNICRNVDRLSKIRSQVYKLQSIPSSDTDYTYAVDLSREIFEFRKMVRSSRWLASRTMISVGGVRLDEELVHFSRRCQDNMKDFLESAGNDLSSRRKYQPIFVLPEEREKHQALDNQTRASLIKMAEDLLDNMSLSLVLSYKERWKTIKGKPKPVIILFLEELRELDK; from the exons ATGCCACCCAAAAGGAAGCAGTGCAGCTGCAAGGAGCACGACACCTACTCCAATGGGaaggattttgttgtttataaaaACGATGGGAAAAAAATTAGGAAGAGTGCAACTGAAGCTCTCATAGAAAACGGTTTACTATTCTACCATTCTACATATATTTGCAATGCTTGTGCCTCATATGCAGAAGAGAATCTctgtaaaaagaagaaaataacgatAAGGGAATACCTTAATGATTTTTTAGAAGGTATTGAATCTGGCATGTTTACTGAAGAAAATTTGGGTAAAATAGCAGGCAGTATAGGGCGTTTTTTGGCAAGACAGGTTGCAGAAGATGCCACATCATGTTGCAATGAATACAAAGATGCAACCTTTATCCAACAGCTCAATTTTGATG ATTGGATGCAAAAACGCAACTCAGTGCTTTTGAAATTCGTACACGGATTATCTGGGGACACAGTTATAAGCGTGTCCAAGGTCAGAGCTGTGGAGCAGCTGTACTATGTGTGCAATGGCAGTTTTGTGGCACCTTTCAGTTTTGCGAATTTGCTGATGCTGTATTTTGCAACAGGCAGTAAAACGGCAGTTTCTTTGGTGTCCTCGGGACTGCCGTGTGGATCATACTCCACGTTACAG CGTTGGATACAAGAGCATGGGACAATGAAGCTGGAATGCCCAAAAGATTTTGACATTGTCACATTCTTTGACAACAATCAg ATTCTGCAGAGAAAATGGAGGGTGCAGTATGACTTTAAGTCTACTGCAAGTGTTTTTACAAACATAATCCATATCCTCCCTGATAAAAACAGCACTCTACAGGAGCAGGACCAGTTATCTCCATGCAACTGGCTGCATGCGTCACAAGGATGCAAGGATGTGCCAAGAATGCTAATGGAGCATcaaacaaaaatgaatgaaaacttCCGGAAATATag AGACCAattcattgcaaataaaatagAGAGTGTTTGGGAGGAACATAGGTTGGGGACAGACCATATAGATGGCAACGACGTTCGACTAAAAATTAGAACGGATGAAAG ATATGCTTTCATCGGGTCCCAACACCCGGCAGAGCCACCCACTGTAGTGATTGGGGAGCCTTGCTTCGAAAACCCCTGCTCGTATGACGCGATTGATGAG GTTTTTAGTCACATATCAGACCTCACAATGTGTGGAGACAGGAAATGGACAATTCTTGGCTGTGACGCATTGCCATTCACACTTG GTAGCCGTTTGATTGATTCTTCGTTCCTGTGTCCAACATGCCAGAGGGAATTTACCGACGAACATAGTTTCGATCAACATCGAAACCTGTCGGATCATTCAACTGGCCTTAGGATCGATGAATGcaaaaaatttaagaatttactCCTCATACCAG GACTGGGTCATTATGAAATTAACATGGTAAAGGGTGTAGTTAATTTCCTGTGGAAAGTCGCATTTGAGGACTTAGGCAAAATGTTAGGGTTTAAAAGTCCTAATGCGTTAGCATCGTTACGTGCTTGTACag ACCACCACAAGAGCTGGCAGGCATTACAAATATTTCTGCATGCGGTGTCTGAGGAGCTTGTCACACCCTATGTGCAACAGTGTGAGAGTACCCACATCCATCCATCATTGAGGGGGTATTACGAATGGCTACAGTCGTCCCAGCTTACCCCAATGTATGAATTTATGCGGGAGGTGGTATTTACTTACTGCCTCTCCATCCATGTATTTAGAGCAGGTGTACGGCGCAACAATGCTGATGCTATTAATTGTAGCAAAGGAAAGTTTGCGCCTCTATTTTTTGGTCTAAATATGCCTTTTTACATGGAAACATATATAAGGGATTCCTTGACTCGTATACAATGTCCGCCTGAAGTACTTGCGTTCATTGAGAGACATGAATCCTACAGCTTATCGGGTAACGAAAGCAAAGGTGAAGGTGGTGACTTCGTGCTTGAGGCCAAAAACAGGGAAACAAAAAGACTTGTACCCTCTGGAGTCCCCACCAATCAAATATGGACCAACATTTGTCGAAATGTTGACAGATTAAGTAAG attAGATCACAGGTGTACAAGCTACAGTCTATCCCCTCTAGTGACACAGATTACACATATGCTGTTGATTTATCCAGGGAGATATTTGAATTcag gaaaatggTACGCAGCAGCAGATGGCTTGCCTCACGCACGATGATCAGTGTTGGTGGAGTCCGTCTGGATGAGGAACTCGTACATTTCTCCAGAAGATGCCAAGATAACATGAAAGATTTCTTGGAATCTGCTGGCAACGACCTTTCATCCAGGCGCAAATACCAACCAATATTTGTTCTTCCAGAGGAGAGGGAAAAACACCAAGCATTGGACAACCAGACTAGGGCATCATTGATAAAAATGGCGGAAGATCTTCTGGACAATATGAGCCTTAGTCTGGTATTGTCCTATAAAGAAAGGTGGAAGACTATTAAAGGAAAGCCCAAGCCAGTCATCATTCTCTTTCTGGAAGAACTAAGAGAGTTGGACAAGTAA